The Xiphophorus hellerii strain 12219 chromosome 7, Xiphophorus_hellerii-4.1, whole genome shotgun sequence nucleotide sequence ATATTGAATTAAATAGATATTTATCCTTCGTATTGAAATATTAACATCTAATTTGTAGAATACACAGGAATATAACATCATCCAAGCAAAAGTGGATGGAAGGACATTTATGGTTAAAAATCAACATATTTCTGTTCTTCCAAAAATGTTGGTGTGTAAACATAAAACTCGGAGAATATAAGTAAACAAACAGCGTCGTGCAGAGCAAAGAACAGAGCTGACGCGTCAGGACGAAAGCTGATGAGAGGTCTGAGGTCAGGTTGCCAAACAACAtgccaagctttgaacatctcaacACTCAATTCATCatcaaaaaatgtgatgaagGCACAaatgcaaacctaccaagagaTTGACATTCGCCTAAACTGGCAGATCAAACATGACGTGCGAGAAGCAGCAcaggtaactctggaggagctgcagagatccacaatCCTGGAAGAACTTGTTGCTGAACTTCACCCTGTGATCATACAGTGGGctacagaaaatgtttatgcTGTATTCCTGTTATACTTTGATGGAAAGGCTTCATTTGATTGTAAAGGTGGTTGAAATGTtagatttaatatttctgtttgtttcatcCTGGTTCAGTTCTCCAAAATGCCACGAGTTCAACCGGAGCCTGTAAGTATCCAAACTTCAAATCATCTCTctaatgactttttattcaaataGAGCTGGTGATGGTTATTCAACTTTTCATATAAACTATGTACTTTTCATTTGATCTTAACTTTTATTCTTCTCTTTTAAAATGAAGGGAGAAAAGGGGGGCATTTACCAGGTAACGTCAGCATTCTCACAGTTTCAATAATCAGATTTTTGGTAATTGTGTTCTCATCTACTTATCGATTATTTCATTTGGTTTTAGGAACTCGAGAGGCCAAAGGACACTGATGCTTATGATATGCTTGACCCCAAAAAAGCAAAGGTGTGCTTAGAACTTGAATGAACAAATTCACACTTGTTCACCTTCTTCATTTTTCACAATGGTGTTTTGTCCTCTTAGGGAAAAAGTGACAGGAAGAAGAGAGCTAAGGTAAGCCAGCCTGCTGACCTGTGTGATACTAAAGACTCTGAATCTTCAGAAAATTTTGGGAAGATTAAGAGACATGGCAAATTCATTTTAGGCCATCAGAACAGTGAAATCAAGCTTGGAATAttcaataatgttttaaattatgtagacttgtaacatattttaatgcagTTCGTCTCTCTTCTCTGCAGAAGAGCCAGGGCAAGCCGAAGGATAAGGATCCGTATGAATCTGTTCCCACCAGCCCTCGGCCCTCTGCAGCTCCGTAGCGACGCAgttacagaaacagaaaagttcATTGCAGCTGAGATGAATGGAAGATTACtgcctgtttttttatgtaaaggctttccttttctcttcgcTTTTTTGTATCGATAAgcacttcatttattttgtggttCGTTAGATAAAACGTGGTTGGATTTTTGGGAGACATGAGGTTTTGTACCGATGAGAACAGATAGTTATGCGCTGTGTAAAACAAGACGACcttttttcttcactgtctggcattaaatcagactaaacattCCCTGTCTTATGTCAGCTTCTTAAGttgtttctatttgctaaatagctgaataatgacatttttacctTCTTCAAACCCAGAAGTTTAAACACACCTACTGGTTTGATTCtcatttgagtaaaatgaaggCAACTCAAAACTGAGAGCTATTGATCTTCACAGTAATAAAACTGATTCAGCctgtgaaaaagcaaaacatcttGTAAAAAACCTTGGCTGAAGCTGGTGAATGTCATTACATGGGCTGAAAAAGCCACACAGCAAGAACATTTTAAGAGATTATTTTGCAATAGCACTCTGGGGCAAAGAGCTTGACTTTTACAGGCATGTTGAAGTGATTACTTCTACATTTGTAGGATGTTTGATACTTGCAAACATCTCAAGTGTGAAGTAGGGGTGTGGCAACCTTCTCTTGAGTGTTTTGCTCCAGGATAGACTGATTAAATGACTTAAGAAAAgactaataaatacaaaaactgaagcagcatCTCAAGACGTCAGCCAGGAAGTTAAATCTTGGACTTCAGTTTTCTAAATGGTGAACAACACTAATAATCCCGCTAAGTTAGCTACAAAGTAACTTTAAGGACAATAACATCAATGTTTTGGAGTAGCAGTCAAAAAGCCTGGATCTGACTCCAACACGAAATGTGTGAGCAGAGCTGGAAAAATGTGTGAGCGATGCCACCTACAAAGCTGACTCAAAATTCCCACAAATGATTTGACGGAATATAATTTAAGGACACCAAAAATATTCGACCCTACTAAAAAACTGAATAGCTGAAATTGTAATTTTACCACATGCTAAAGAAGCACAAGAAAACTTTTGAGGTTAaagtcaaaaaataaacttggaAAAATAGTCTCcttctgacatttagcaaatagatgAAATTTAATTCCGACTAAAAATTGGAAAGGTTTAGTCtgattgtatgtttttgttttttagcctGCTGTCATGCTGCAATAATAGTAATAGAGGTATTTTCTAAACATAGTAAAGCACAGACTGATGTAAAATTGAACACAATAGTAACTCTACAGACAGATTCACTGTACATAACAGGAGAAAGCACATGTCAAAACACttggaaaacagttttaatgatgtttacaacaaaaaaagtaactgtacatttacagtaaaagaTTATCTTTGTatgtgtataaaaacaaaaaacaaaaatacagcagaCAAATGCATCAAAATCTACTATGTATCCTGATTCACATACTTAAAACTCCTACACAATCTTTCATTTCTAAACCTCCAGGACTGGAGGCctttacttatttttcttttttttttattattattctttttagtAATAATATCAGAGCAGTGTCCCTCTCTCAGTGTTGTATTTCAGGTGAAAACCAAAACTCCTTACATTCGAGTCCTGGAAAGTAAATCGATAGACTGCAGAgtaagaaaaaggaggaaaataaaacaggaacacaTTCCTTTAGATCAGCCCAAGCTTCCAACATGAATTGTTTTACAGAACGCATTTCTCGAGATACACTGACATAATATGTACATGgttgtcatctttttttttttcttattatttttcaattttttattgaaagctGTGGTTGCCTGGGCCGGAAAACTGATAATCGCACACATGACACAcccaaaaaaacatacaaaaataccATATCTTTAACCTACTAAGAGTAAGACAGCTCTGCAATTAGTTCCATgctgtgacagaaaaaaaataaaataaaataaagaggtTACAACAAACAGACGCTTTTcacacaagtttttttttttttttttcttctcagaaatATACCAAAATATACATCTAAGCTTTGGAATTACTGAGGCTAAGGACTAAAAGCCAGAGCTGGGTTTTGTCTCTTAATACACATGCTGCAGGGCGGGAAGGGCgacacagaaagagagagaaagagagagatctTTGGTATCTGCGTTTgtcaaaaaagtttaaatatttggatttttgCTTTGGGATAGCGCTTGTGAGAGCCGGACGGCCTCGCCTGGAGTAAAGCCTTAGACAAAAGTGTCACCGAAGCCCCGTCGGGTCTGAGCCGGGCGGGGACGGACCGTGATGCATAGTGTCACAGAGTCTGTAGAGAAGAGACGAGGTGAAGGGAAGGACGTGTATTTCTGGAGACATGAAGGGGGAGCGAGGGGAAGAAGAAGTCcttgagaaagagagagacgcAATGGAAGAAAGCAAGGGAGGACGTACAAAGTCCTGAGCAGGTACAACGTGCACAGGATCCACCCTCAGCGTGTATTAACAAACATCACCCAGCTATCGCCACATTGGTTCGTGCCCGTCACAGAGGCCCGCTCAGCCCCCTCTGATCCCCGCCCACAGGCACTGAAACCTCTGCACCGACAAGACGCACATTCACTAcgagaaaagcacaaaaaaaaaaccatcccCTTACAGTCGAAACGCTTTGGGACTCTGGAGGATGAGGGACGTGGAGGGAGTGCAGCCTGGATTAGATGCTGAGCAGTGAGGCGGGGATGGGCGAGACGACGGCGTTGCTCGCGTACAATCAAGTTAGAAGTCTTTGGTTAGCGTTGGTACCACAGGAAACCGAGAGCGGGCCACGACAGGAGGAAACCTGCACATACTTGTACCGTGTCATAAATGACAAACAGaaatatggacaaaaaaaaaaaaacaaacaaaacaggattGTCAAACTTAAAAGGAAGTGTATAAACACAAAGACGAGGGTAGGAAATTAACTAAAGTGGCAACAAAAgattgcagatttttcagttCTGACAAATGTAAAGACACGTGTGTGCACAAGTcgtgaaggaaaaaaacagcagacatTCACAAGCACTGGTGTGTAATCTGCCTCCACCTTGTGGCAGTACAGGTATGAGCAGGCTTCTCCAccgacatttttttttttttacttttaaaaacatttttcttatcttATAAGTAGATTAAAGCAGGTTTCACTCAGTTTCGAGTTAAGAAATGAGGTATACAACAGTTTGTTTTGCCTTACTGGTGGTCCACCTGTTCTTCCTCCACAGCAAACTGACATAATCGGGCTCAATATAGTCGCCTGGTTGAACCACGAGAACACCTTGAAGTCTCAAGATCACCTACTGACAGTGAAGCACTAAAAGCCAAGAAAACAGCTCATAagaatatcaaataaaaaaaagaaaaaacaaacaaatcaaccaCAAACGGTAGGATTTTCCCAAAGCAGGCTCGGCGAGCGGCCTGCTTGAAGCCTGTGGCCTAATCAGTAGACGAACTCAgtcaaaatttttttaaaaaagaagtaagCACTCCTCTATAATAaactttttgaaagaaaaaagaaaatcactccTTACACCAGCTGGAAGATGAGAGAAAATGCACCGTAAAGGTTTGCAGACAACCCAaacacactttcacacacaaaaaaagccaCTGGAATTACAAGTAAAGCATTTCCCAACCtggccaaaacaaaacacacatcacTAATCTCCAAAATGCCCCAGATAGCTACCATTTCAACAAAATGCACCAGATttgccctcacacacacacaccccaacacaacGCTACAATGCTCATGTCTTCTACGTAACAGTAAGGCATAAACGATAATGTTAATCCTCTCTTGTCAAACTACAAAAGCCAGTGATCTTATCCTCTCACGCTAtacaaaaaaaaggcaaaaagttaaagaaaaatgattgtTAAAGACAACACAGCAAATCAAATTCACAACAacgcaaaaataaaatattagcaataataataattataaaataaagcaataagcTCAGATGCTTCAGCGTCTCGAGTTCCTCAGGTCAAAAACAGAGGCATCCTCACTAACTTCCTCTCATATTTTTggtcaggtaaaaaaaaaaaaaagtgaataaagcATTAAAAGATTGCAGGGAGATTTATTCTTTTGAGTTAGCATGATAAACACTACATTCAATCTTGATAACATACTagttcaaatataaaatatgaatatctTACacgtgtttatatatatatttatatagaatTAAGAAAAGGTTGCTCCTCTAATCGTTAAGTCTTTCCTCagataaatatttcagtaacaTCCTATGGTGCCAGCTGGTTCCTCATGGTGCAGGTGAAACGTAATGACTAAAGAGGGGGGCAGGAactgagcgccccctgcagggtGGAGGGGGCACAGACATCCACAAAGCTTTGAAGAGAAAAGGCTTTTACTTTGGCAAGaaagatctaaaaaaaacaacaacaaaaaacactaaaacccAGAAACACCCTTTAAATAGTAGTACTAGAAaatagcagtagtagtagtagtagtaggtTGTCCTTTAACGTTGTGGTTCCTATGAACAGTATAACCTCTGAATGGTAAAGCCAAACAGTACTTATACATTCTACACCCAGAAATGTTTAACGGTGAACCTATGTTGAAGTTTCTGCTGAGGTATATTTAGTCacaattattaaaaagaaaacaaggaggaGGATCGTGTGGACAAATTTTACGACTTacagtcacagaaaaaaaataaaaaacacactgcAGGAACTAAAGTCATCATTTGGATATAGATCAATGCTACTTTTCTGTGGGGTGTGACTGAATGTGCTGCTTTGTAAAACAGCTTGGTGGGTTTACAACCAGCCCACAGACACAATGGGTCAAAGAGGCGACACTGAGACGAACATGAAGAATGTTCTCCGACGATTGGGTTTATGCATTTACACAGGTGAGCCCTCCCAGTGGAAGGGTTGAAACTACCAAACCCCACAGGGCGTAGTCGTAAAGCTATAAAGGAAGCATGCAGGCCTCTCGACAGCTTGGCTCCCCGTCGGGAGCTTCTGCAGCAAGTTGTTAAAGCTAAGTTTCTGTGATCTGGTTCCAGCAGCACCAAATCGGGGAGAATCTGGCATttggagaagaggaaaaaactgcttgCACGGGCGGGGAAAGTCGTAGAAACCATGTGAACAGCAACTTGCGTGCTCCGGCAGGCACAGCAACTACTGAGTAAAACCGCTTTGGTTCAAGCTGTTGTTTTATGGCTGAATATTAGCacgaaacaaacaaacaaaaaataaagtccaTTAGGCATGGGCCGGTTACCTGTTACAAACAGTTCCTATGGTTAAAGTCTGTTTAATGTAATAccagagttttttttctgcaacttGAAGTAGTGATGCTGTGCAGCTGACCAAAAGAAGGCAACTACACTTTTCTCTcacttacaaaacaaaaaatatatatatcagctgtttggaaatatttcaagcctCAAAAAAATCCTTCACTCTTATTAAGGAACAACTCTAACATGACAGTCGGCCAAGCTACAAGCCGGTTGGcaaggtgtttaaaaaaaaagaaattagatcTTCTGAAATGCGTAAAACttggtatttttactcaagtctaTCATACCGGCCCATGCCTACTTTCCACTACGGTTCAGAAAAAACGTCAAAAATGCTACTAGaacagattagaaaaaaaaggatgccTTGAAAACGGCTCTGAAAAACCAGTTCAAAAATTGAGGGCAAGGCCCAGGtggtaaaaaataacaaatatgtctcataaaagtaaaaaagaaaccaatttCTCACAACCATCGCATCCCTCTCATGTTGGCGAGTAGTGCtgccaattaaaaaaagaacaagaacaaaaaaaaaaaacaatgttatctTTGGAAAATGGTCATCAAAATATTGCATTTCTATATTCTGTTGACAATGAAGAGAGATTCTGCACTCATAAATATATCGACTAGACTAAGCTACACTGACTACATACAGCAactattttaacaaatatttttggtatATCTTAAAGTACGTATTCATTCCTCCCAAAATCAGGCAGACTGCAGCTCAtcaatccagtttttttttttttttggtacagATACTGTGCACAAGTTCATATATGACAGTACTactattaaaaagaaaaagaaaaaacacaaacccacAATAAAATCCCATGGAGCCAGTACTGCGAGTACATGCCCCtcttcgaaaaaaaaaaaaaaaacacactgccAGAAACTGatctggaagagctgcagaaagCACATTGCAACCCAAACCACCTCGTCCGGATACGTGGCTGCAGCTCGCTCTCTATAAAAGCTTTCCACACAAATATTTCGAGCCATTTTCTGTCAGTGTCAACAATCCACAACTAGACCCTCATTTTACAAAAGCTAGGAGGCCTTTTGACTGCCACAGCGACTTGTAAAACTCAGTGTTTCCAGAGAAGAGACGCAGAGAGACCCACCCAGTCACCTCCGACCCTTAAAGCAATGATAACCTTTAAATCGGCCACTTATTACTTGTATTTAAAGCCTTATAACCACGATTGAAAAGTGATAGGTGAATATTAACTCATTAGAATTATATAgattttaaagtctaaaaaaaatacatagaaaagaaatgcaaagagTACAACGTTGATATGATTTAAATTGAGGCCTGtcaaaagtattaataaaaaacagaaagcaagtGATGCACAAACCCTTGTTAGTCACGACAAAACATTGTGAAATTAGTGAAAAAGACTCAAGTTTAAATGTTAGAAGGgacaagattttgtttttttggttagACGTGTCAGTTGTGATTCTGACCTCGTAATAGGAGGAAATATGTACATAATAGTGTGAGGGTGCAgagtttgtttgatttttttcaggcCAACAAGAGtgtttgtgaaagaaaatattgagaactattgaaaacaaaaagtaaagacagagaaaaagcaaaacctaAGCCCAATTATATTGGATGTCGTTTTCTTTTTGGTGGCAgcaaatacattaaataatgtTCTACTTCTAATGTGAAAAGTGTGGGGGCGGGTAGTGAAGCCTGTGTCCCCCGCCCGTAGTGACGGGAAGTAGTGCTCGCGGCAGGAAACGAGGCGTCGGGAGCGAGGCTTCACTGAGCCTTGGAGGCAGTGGTAATGGTCGAGGCTTGCACAGGCACGGCAGCGGTGGTGACCTGGTGGTGGGCGTCGGCGGTGACCTGGAGCCCGCCCGCCCCCGCCGACACCAGGCTGACGGGGTTGCTGGTGAGCAGCGACAGGTTCTGGGGGAGGAAGAGCGGCGTGGTCACCAGGTTGGGCGTGTTGGCGGCCGAGGCGTTGGCAAACAGCAGGTTGCTGCCGTCCAGAGACGTGATGGGGATGTGACCCCCCGATGCCAGTGCTGAGGAGAAGGCATGAGGATAGGTTTTAGTGTGCAAAACACAAGGTTTTCAATAATCTCTGTGCACCTTTAATTAATGCAACCATTTCTTATGGACTGTTTAATTTATCCAAACGTTACTATCCATTTTCTACAGATAGATTCAGTTCTTTATTTGCAGGGAGAAATAAAGATTGAATAGAAAcaattttagttgtttttctttgaaatcagTCCactcaaataataaaacagttagCAATGACGTTGACTTTAAGGCTGTTTTTGGCATCTAGGCCAAATTAGATCAGCGCTATTTCAAAATCTATAACACTAGCGCTTCTCAAATCTGGACTGGATTATCCTCCACTAAATAGAAATTCTCTAAAGCCCATAGAGGGATTTATTAATGGTTGCTACAGCgaatcaaaactaaaaagatCAATGAGTTTAACAAGAAGTTTTAATGTTACTAATACAGATGGCTGTTGTTGTTTAGATATTACTATTCCTTATTTGAAACTCTCAGTTTTATCTTTTAGATAGTATTCTAAACCCAGTGAGCACCAACTGGGTATTTCTAGGAGTTTTATTTAATCCATTGTTTCAGGATGTAATTTCTTacacaaaagaaacacaaaaaaaagagaaaaccacACTCATTTTGCTAAAAGGGAAATTATCCAAAAATGTTTACTACTGGGTCATGACGCTGGCCTAGCACACACCTTGAATTGCAGCCAGAGTGCTGTTATTCATCAGAGGACTCAGTGCACTGCCAAGCCCCCCAGGAGTCAGGCTGAGAAGGGCGcccctgaaaacaaaacaacattattaaGGCAAATGCAGGCAaatacagggaaaaaaaacaacctctgaGCAAATTGTGGAAAAGTCAGAGACTAACCCTGGAGTGAACTGGGATGGTCCCATCAGTCCCGGGGTCAGCCCCGCAGCTGCAGCCATGGCTGCAAAGCTGGCACTAGTGGGCAGCTGTGCTGTGGTTAGGCCCGGAGCGGCCACCATCACCTGGCCCGTCGCTAAGGACGTCGCTATGGACGTCGGAGCCTGCGTGACCAGCGCCTGAA carries:
- the LOC116722682 gene encoding T-cell surface glycoprotein CD3 zeta chain is translated as MKRGKHLFLLTDRGMDSWMTGVFVLFALFMPVCCEETFFTDPVICYFLDAFLMVYCIAATALFFREKFSKMPRVQPEPGEKGGIYQELERPKDTDAYDMLDPKKAKGKSDRKKRAKKSQGKPKDKDPYESVPTSPRPSAAP